From Triticum aestivum cultivar Chinese Spring chromosome 4A, IWGSC CS RefSeq v2.1, whole genome shotgun sequence, a single genomic window includes:
- the LOC123085569 gene encoding uncharacterized protein, with the protein MRGLPPRALSRDAAIHAIELRPRRCRHLRPMTSSSVKMCGRGEKEDWDAGIISGRRCASATAATLASTDDVMEQVKTQHLHFFPCTFLLRKQRNLGFRNGRST; encoded by the exons ATGAGGGGGCTTCCTCCCCGCGCTCTCTCCCGGGACGCCGCCATCCATGCCATCGAGCTCCGACCCCGCCGCTGCCGACATCTCCGACCCATGACGAGCAGCTCAGTCAAG ATGTGCGGCAGGGGAGAAAAGGAAGATTGGGATGCCGGCATCATCTCTGGACGCCGCTGTGCTTCTGCTACTGCTGCAACCCTAGCTAGCACCGACGACGTCATGGAGCAAGTCAAG ACGCAGCATCTTCACTTCTTTCCTTGCACATTCCTGTTAAGGAAGCAAAG AAATCTTGGGTTTAGAAATGGGAGAAGCACATAA